The Novipirellula caenicola genomic interval CTTGTGCTGTTGGATCGCCGTGGTGCGGTGATGACCGAAGTGCCGATCACGTTTACCGAGCGACAACAAGGGCAAAGCAAGTTGACGCTCGGCGAAGCTGCACGCTCGGCGTTTCAAATCGTGCGCTTAGCGTTCAAGTGATCCGGATTCACCTTGGATGATCGCTTCGAACGCCGCGATCGTGTTGGCGTCGCCCAGCCGAGTTAGATTTTCTCGCAGGATCACATCTTCGGCGGTGCGAATGAAGCGTTCGTATTTCACCAATTTCTCGCGATCGTTCAAGCTGCTTTGATTTGCATCGGCAAGCTCGCGATACTTGGCATAGTCGGGATGCGATTCAATTGCATGGATGAAATCGTCGCTGCGATCGGTCATCAATTCAATCCCGATCGGGTTTAGAGGGTTAGCCAGCCCCGGCCATTTACCACGCAGGTCGTTGGCAATTTTGCGACGCAGCGAAGCGCTGTTGTCGGTCGTCGTCACTCGCGACCGGCCGCGTCCGCGAGGGCGACGTTCGTTCTTTTTGCGTTCCGCAGCCTCCAAGCGGTTTTCGCCGTCGAGTTCCAGTTGCGCCGACAAACCCTCGAGCACCGCACGGTCCGACGGCGTGGCAAACTTTAGTAGCTCGCTGTAATCCAGATCCCGCGGAAGCAAGTCGGGATGTTGGTCGTCTTGAAAGCCACTTTCTTCGCCCAGGAATTCTCCTGAGGTTTTGATCGGCAAATCGATCGTGTCGCTTTTCAGAATGGTGTAAGCATGAGCTTCTTCGAACGACACGCGTCCATCGTTGTCATAGTCAGGCGGTTCGATCGGTTGGTTCAACCGCGTACGTCCCGCGATCGCTTCCCAGAAATAGGTGCTGTATTCGACATACGAGGCTTCATCGATATCCGGGGTGCAACCGGCGGCCGGGCGATCGTGGACGGTCGCAAAAAAACCGCTTCGTTTCTGTGACGAACGTCCTTTGTCAGGATCCCCTTCGTTGTACACCAGCCGAGCAAAACCGCCGGCTTGACACTGCACCATGATCGTCACCACACTGACCCCTTCGGGCAGTTGGTCCAACATTTTGGACAGCTCGCTGACCGTGATCTTTGTGTGATTCCAGAGCGAGATTGATGTGTTGTAGGGTTGGCTGCGAGTTTGGCTTTCGCTGCCGTGGGCGGTGACGTACAGCAACAACCGGTCGCCCTTGTGCATCGTCGAACCGACATCATCAAACCAAGCTTGGATGTTTTTCGGCGACGTCGAGCCGCGGACGTTATCGATTTGGTGGTTGCGATAGGACAGCCCGAGGTCGCGTTGGCTGCCAAAAAATTCGGCCATCAATTGATTGGCCTTGGGGATCGACGTTCGATCGATCACTTGCAGGTCGTCGTCTGGATTTTCGCCATCGGAAAAGTAGATGTCGTTTTCGTTTTCATCGAGTCCACACTCTTTCAGCAATCGCTGGAAAAACAGCACGTTGCGTTCGAGTGACGCTTGGTTCCCCGAGGGCGAGTAGCCGCCACCAATGGTCAAAAAGTAATCGGCTGCGGTCACGGAATGTGACGTGGCAAACGAAGAGGTGGCGAGGATCAAAGCAGCCAAGGCAGCACGACGCAGACATCTCATTCAATGGATTCCAATTGGGGGAATGGTCGTAGCGGATCTTGCTAAAGATCCTTTATGCGCGGGATCTTTGGCAAGCTCCATGACGGAGAAGCGTGAGTTCCCGTATCAAGGTTTCGCCAAGTCGATGGCGACCAATTCTTTGTCGTTACGCACGTAGGCGGTTTGGTTGGCGTATGCCGGGTGGCTCCAAACCACTTTGCGTCCAAACGCGGTTTGGGTTGGCTCGATCACCTTCATTTGGCCTCGCGAATGGTATCCGTCTGCGTCCATGTCCGCGATCGACAAATGGCCCTCTTCGCCAAACAAAAAATAGTGACCACTTGGCGTATGCCGCGTGACGAAGGTGGTGCCGGCGGGCAAGCGTCGTTTTTGGCCCGGACGAACCGGTTCGTAGGTTTGCCAAACTCGCTCGCCATCTTCGACCTTAGCTGCAACCAACGCCCCGAGCGTTTCATCGGTCCCAAACATCAACCCATCGTGGATCAGGGGCGTCATCGTGGAAACACTCAGCGACATTTTGGGTTCCCCGGCCCAAAGTTCCGTCACGCCAGGTTTATCAGCGTCGAGTTTCAGCATCAGCGATTTGTCTTTGATTCCGCTGGCAAACAAGTAATCGCCACTGCGTTGAGGTTGGCTGATCGACATGCCGTAATCGGGCACCAAGGGTACGGTCCAGTAGGTTTCACCCGTTTTCGGATTCAGTGACGCAACCGCATGGGGATGCCATGCAATCAATTGAGTCGTGCCGCCGGCTTGGATCAACGATGCCGGACAATAACCTGCATCGGTGCTCGACAGCGCTTTCCATTTCACTTTTCCGGTGTTTCGCTCAAACGCGACAACGGCTTGGCCCTCACCGCCGACCATCGTGACGACCATGTCGTCCGTAACAAGGGGATGTGCAGCGAAGCCCCACGTGGGTACGGGGGCCGCGAACTTTTCAGGCAAATTGATATGCCATTTGAGCTTACCGCTCTCTGCATCCAAAACCGCCAAGTCGCCCTGTGCTCCCAAGATCGCGACGACTCCATCGACGACCGTCGGGGTTGCACGTGGGCCCGCGGGGTAGCTGATTCGGTAGCTGCGTGGATATTCGTAGGTCCAGATCGACTTTCCGGTGTTGGCATCAAGGCACTGCAGTCGCTCGGTCCCTTCGAGTTCCGGTCTTGCGTCGGGTTCTTCGACCAGCGTTCCCTTGGTGCGTTTGTAATCCATCACATAGATGCGGTTGCCGACTACGGCAGGACCTGCATAGCCGCCTTCGACCGGGACACGCCATTTGATGGGAAGTCCGCCAGCGGGGATCGAATCGACCACGCCGGTTTCGTTGTAGTTGCCATCGCGAGTCGGCCCCATCCATTGCGGCCAATCATCGGCCGTCGCCATCGTTTGAGCCAACAGACTAGCTGCGGCAAGCATCAACAGGGATCGAATCGTTGTCGAGACAGTGTCCAGGATCATCGCGTCAGGTCCGGGGGGTGCAGAGCAGGAAGGGGGCATGCATGCCAGTCGCGGGATGTGTGGGCGACTCGCTAAATTCTCAGCGATATTCTAAGCGAAATAACGCATGAAGGGCTGAGGTCAATAACACAGAATCGAGAATCTTCGACAACCGAGTCCATCGCCATAAATAAAAAACGGAACTCCTTGCCTCGTCCACTACTGGATGCGCTAGATAAACGCTGCATTAGCGGGCGTAACGAGGGTCGGTTTTTCGGATGATTTCGTTGATTCCGGTTTGGTTGAATCCTTTGTAGCCATCATCACGCTGCAGGATTTCCAAATGCGAACCGATGCTGCCCGATTTGCGGAACCGCTCGGCTTGCTCGGTCGTGATCACCCCTTCCTCGACCGCTTGTTCGATTCGGCCCTCTGCGACCGGCCAAATCTCTCCCTGCGTAAAGGCCTGTTTTAGGAAATCGAAGTCGGTAAACGGAGCCATCGTTTGAATGCCTCGCTCGGCCAATTGAGTCCGAGCGGCATCAAAATCGAATTGGCATTCCAAGTGATGCATGCCGGCCTGCAAGATCGCTTCGCCATGCAGTTTGCACCACAGTCCGACGGTGCCAAGCTGATCTCGATGCGACAGCGGTTCGTGAGCAAAGTCCCCCGAGACTTCTTCGGCGGTCAAATCGACATCAGCAAAAATGACCACTCCGGTTGCGGGCTGCTCTAACACCTGAGCCCCCCAGCCCGCTTCGGCACCGCCGTAAAACCGTTCGCGACACTGGAATCCGAGTTGTTCCAGCAATGCGATTAAGCGTGTGAAGTGTTTGCGGCTGCTGCGGTAGGTGTGGTGGTCGTGGTTGGCCCAGCCGAGTCCGAGTTCGTCTTGGCGTGACTTTTGAACGCGAGCTGCCCGATTGCGACTTTCCCAATACCGGCGTTCGGCCGCAAAGAACAAGTCGCAAGTGCGATCTTGG includes:
- a CDS encoding PQQ-binding-like beta-propeller repeat protein, whose amino-acid sequence is MILDTVSTTIRSLLMLAAASLLAQTMATADDWPQWMGPTRDGNYNETGVVDSIPAGGLPIKWRVPVEGGYAGPAVVGNRIYVMDYKRTKGTLVEEPDARPELEGTERLQCLDANTGKSIWTYEYPRSYRISYPAGPRATPTVVDGVVAILGAQGDLAVLDAESGKLKWHINLPEKFAAPVPTWGFAAHPLVTDDMVVTMVGGEGQAVVAFERNTGKVKWKALSSTDAGYCPASLIQAGGTTQLIAWHPHAVASLNPKTGETYWTVPLVPDYGMSISQPQRSGDYLFASGIKDKSLMLKLDADKPGVTELWAGEPKMSLSVSTMTPLIHDGLMFGTDETLGALVAAKVEDGERVWQTYEPVRPGQKRRLPAGTTFVTRHTPSGHYFLFGEEGHLSIADMDADGYHSRGQMKVIEPTQTAFGRKVVWSHPAYANQTAYVRNDKELVAIDLAKP